Sequence from the Pirellulales bacterium genome:
GCGCCACCGCCTCGATTAGATCTTCGACGCGCTTCGTTGCGTATAATCGGCCGACATAAATGAGTAGTGGTGCATCGGCCTCAATTCCCAACGTGCTCCGAATTTGACAACGGTCGACGGCTTGTCGATACGAATCCAGTTCGTAGATATTTGGAATCATACGAATCCGCTCGCGCTCAATTCCCATAGATTCCAAGAATTCCGCCGCCGATGAGGAGTTCGCCGTAAATAGACTAAATGCGCGACGGTACAGCCAGCCATAACGCCATCGTGCTGCCCTCCCAGGGTCACTGCTCCAGCCGCAGCGCAAGATCATTGGTTGAGGCAGACCAAACAGGATTTTCGCTAGGGCGGCATAAACCGCGACATTCGGCAAATAGGCGTGCAGCAAGTCGAACTTGGCGCGCGCAATTTGCCTTGCTACCCGCAATGCGCTCAATGGGCTGAACTTGCTACCACGATCAAAACGACGAATTTCGACACCAGCTTCTCGGACGATTTTCTCGAGCGGTTCACCCGTCTTAAATAGCCACACTTCCGGCTGATATCGCTGCTGGTCCATGTACTTGCAGCGCATCGCCACGTTGTGCTCGGCACCTGCCCGGGCTAATGAGCTGACCAAAAATATCACATGCCGAGGCATTTCCCTAGATTCTCCGCCGAGTACCAAGCCTCGGCTGCTGAAAAAGTCTAATGCGATCGTTCTCCCACTAATCAGGAGGATGAGACACTACTGGAAGCTGTAGTCGTTTGCATATATTTTTCCCACCACGCTACAAACACAAATACCGCGAACAATTCTTCGCTGCGATTGACCTGCAATCGCCCCCCACCCTCCGCTACGCTTCGAATCATTCGGCGAACTCCTGAAACGTCCAGCAGCCCACTGCTTCGAACTACAGAACTCTCCAACAACTCCTCACACTTTGACCCTCCAGCAAGGTCTCGCATCCATTGCTGCAAGGGAATTCCAAATCCTTGCTTGGGGCGACGAGCCAACGCCTCCCCGAAGTGCCGTGAGACCAGCGCGCGTAATATTTGCTTTCCATTGCCAAAGCGAACCGTTTCTGGAATTCTGAATGCGAGTTCCGCAACTGCCCGGCAAAGAAAAGGAACCCGTACTTCCAGGGAATGCGCCATGCTCGCCCGGTCGACTTTTACCAACATGTCGTTCGGAAGAAAAAAAAGCAAGTCGTAGAATTGCATTTGCGTGACCGGTGGTAAGCCGCGAAGTTCCGGCAAGTACTTACGCATATGCCAAAAGCGATCTACGAGTGGCGTTCTGATTTCAGGCGACAACAGTTCGCGTTGTGACCGGCGCCCAGGCAAGCGTGTGATGGAAAGTCGTCGTTCGTCGGCCGGCAATGCAAAGCGACGAGACCATTCATGCATCCGCCAAGTGACCGGCGAAATCCGTGCCAGCGAACCGAATACCGCCTTATGCACGAAGTGTGGCAACACATCGAGGCGACTTACTTGGTTGGCCATCGCGTGATGGGTATAGCCACTAAACATTTCATCACCGCCGTCGCCTGATAGAGCAACCTTTAGATGTTCGCGCGCGACTTGACTGACGGCATACGTCGGCAGCAGTGAAGTATCGGCCATCGGCTCGTCGTAGAATTCCGCAATGCGGAATAACTGCTCGATCGATTCAGCATGCACTGTGCGGACAACAGCCTCAGCACGAACTTTATTGGCAACCTCTTGAGCGAATGCCACTTCCGAAAATTCGCCTTCTTCAAATCCGATGGTAAATGTCCGCAACGGCCCGGCACTGTGTTGTGACGCATAATAGCTGACGAGTGAAGAATCGATTCCACCACTCAGGAACGCTCCAACAGGAACATCGGAAACCATGTGACGCCGCACCGATTGGCTTAAAACCGCTTCTGATTCGTCGATCCAAGTCTGTAGATTGCGCCCCTCTTCGGGGCAATAGGTGGGTTGCCAGTATCGCCGCGTCTTCGATTTCCAAGTTTGCAAGTCGAGAGTTAATGTATGCGCGGGCAAAAGCTTGTGAACGGTTTTGAAAATCGTGCGCGGGGCAGGGATCCAAAGAAAATCGAAGTAATCGTTCAATGCCTCCAGATCAATTTCCCGAGCAACTTCCCCTGAGGCCAATAGCGCCTTTAGTTCCGACCCGAACACCAGCCGCCGTTCGTCCATCGCATAAAAAAGCGGTTTGATTCCGAATGGATCGCGTGCAAGCACGACCCGTTGTTGTTTCAAATCGACGATTGCGAAGGCGAACATGCCATCGATTCGATCGACCATTCCCTCCCCGTGTTCCTCATACAAATGAACTAGCACCTCGGTATCGCAATGCGAACGGAATTGATGCTTGTGGGATAACTCACGGCGTAATTCTTCAAAGTTGTAGATTTCGCCATTGAACGTTATCCAAACAGTACCGTCCTCGTTCGACATCGGCTGGTGGCCAGCCGGCGACAAATCGAGAATCGACAATCGCGTGTGGCCCAGTGCGGCATTTTCAAGCAACTCGACGCCGGAATCGTCCGGCCCACGATGGCGCAGCGTGGCCGTCATGCGACGCAGTACATCTCTGCTTGGCCGATTGCGAGGATCGCGAAAAATAAGACCACAGATTCCGCACATGAAAGATATCGACTAGTTATTCCGATTGGCAATCAAGATCGCAATCCATGAATTATAGATCATCTTTTTTTGTCGGGCGGCGAGTGCCATTGCCGAACGGACTTGGAACCCATCTTGCCATTATGATTTGCTCTTAAGGCAGTACAAATTGATCTGCAATGGCTTCGTCAAGTTGGGGAGCGACTCGACCAAGTGCCCAAAGATTAGCATGCCAAATCGGAGGAAAATGCGTAGTTTCAACGACAATATTCCAAGACCGAGCGAGCACCTCATAGATTCGACCATACTGCTTGCCTTTTGCAGCCAAACTATGCAATCGTGGTGCCCCCATTTTGCCAATCTGCACCTGCTGAAGGCCGGCCTGCACAAACAATTCACGCAACCTCTCTAACTTGAGTGTCTGAAGATTGTGAATCTCAAGATTCCCAGGATCGAACCGGCGAACTAAGGCATGAAAAACGGGAGAAAGCAAATGCGGCACCGTAACAACGACAAACCCTCCCGGCTTACAAAATCGAAGATGATGCCGAACAATTGAAGCAGCATCCTGAAAATGTTCAATGACCCCTGCTGACATCACGATGTCGTAGCGTCGAGGCAATTCGATTGTAAACACGTCGCCAAAATGGATAGCGGCGTCAATTCCTAGCTGCGCAAATCTCTTTCTTGTGTATTCGACGCCGACCTGGGAATAGTCGATCCCGTGCAACCGAAAGTGTGGCGCCGCTTCGTGAATTACTTCCAAGGTAGCACCTGGGGCGCAGCCGATTTCCAACAGGTCCCCACTTTGGAGGCCCGTGCGATGTAACAATTTGCGAAAACTTCGCGCGTACATCTGCCGACGTCGGCGTCTCAGCAAGTTCCAAAGCCATTGTGGCCGGCGTTGCTTCGGATTCGTGGTTGCCCAAAGCTCGGACCAATAGGCATCCTTGGCCATGTCATTTGCAAAATGTTGGTCGGCAATTAATTTCGCCGGGCTGGCATTTGACATGAGATAGTCACTTATTTATTGGAAAAGCCAGACGGGCTGGAGATTCTTCGCAGACCGTAACTAAACAAGAATAGATAGGCCAATAGCGAGACCGTCGCCGACACTGTGACCACCCACGCTACACCCTCCAAGCCATATCGTTCTACGACCAACGCGCAGCCGACATACATAATCACTAACTTGATCAATTGCGCCGGAACCTGAACATGAAAACGCCGCATTGAAGATACGGCACTTCCAATCACATGTCCCAATGCAACAACGGCACCGGCAATAATCAGGATCTGAAAGCAATTATTTTCAGCTGCGTAGGCCGGTGAATTGTAAACAATCGTCAATAGTTGTCGACCGATGAACCTCGCTATGCCGAATCCCAACACACCGCACCCGATTGCTAACAAGACTGTCTTTGAGATGGCATTGGCGAATTTTTGTCGCTCGCCTGTTGTGTAATAAGTAGCCAACCTGGAAACCATGGATTGGGTAATCGACAATACAAACAAGCTTTGGACATTCGCCAATGCGTATAATCCGGCAAACACCCCAAGCGGTGATTTGCCCAGAACATCCGCGATAAAATAGGCCGGTAGACTCTCTGTGAATGCCAATAGAAACGTCACAATCGTCAGGGGCGCGCCGGTGATAACAATCTGGCGAGCCGTAGTCCACTGTGTTTGAGAAAAAATATGTCGCATTTCGGCGATCCTTGGTCGCTGAGCGACAGCCGTCCAATCGGTTAGCAAGCGGCAGGTCACTGGAACTTCATACGCCAGCAAACGGATCGCAGCTGCTACGATCAGCCCCATGACGCCAATCAATAAATCATCGAACAAATACAGACCCGCGGCGAGCAGCAAGGTCATCGCGATGGCCTGAATAGCAAACGACCGGGCAATGAGATCCATTCGTTCTCGCTGCTGGAATAGCCCAGCGAAACAATCGCTGATCGATTCCAAGCCGTTCCATGCACAGACCAACGCAATCAAGATGGCTGTCCGGAGATCGAGGCCGTTGAGGGAGAGGCGCTCGCAAACGATCAGGCCACCAACCACTAATCCAGCTAGGCACGTGCTTACCAGCGAGAAGGCCAAATACTCTGAAAACCGATGCTGCCGACGCGCATCGGTCGAAACGAGGATCCGCAGCCCAAAGCGGAATATCGTTATTGTCGGCAAGCAAAACGCCACCGCATAGCGGTACTCACCGACAGTTTTTTCTGATCCGAGTTGCGCCAAGATAACAAAGACCATGTAACGCGCGGCGGAGTAGACGATGTTGCCGGCAAGCATCCAGATTGCGTTGCGGTCCATGCTTGGCAGCGCGAATCGGTTTCGACTGCGCTTCGCCATGGGTGCAGGACAGTCAATAGTATCTTTATCATCCACAGAGTGCATGGTGCTGTCAATTATTGAACCTCGTTTAGTTCAAAGCCATTTCAACGGCAACCCTTGTCTTTTCGCTACATCATCCAGCATTCGACAATCCGCCAGTTGAACCCCAGCAAACACATAGTTCAAATAGAATTGCATGTGGCCAATGCCATTGAAGACTCCGTGTTCTGCCATTACACGACAGAATTTTTCGGATTGTGCAATTTCGATCATTTCGATCCCTGCGATGTTTGCAAGAATTGTTGTGCCACCAATGCCCACTTCGAACTAGCGACTCAGCCGTCAAAAACTATTTCGAATACAACCTTTACAAGCTTTTACTTAGATCGAGGCCATGGTGGGTATTTGCTCATTAAGAGGAAATACCAATCCACAGTTTTGGAGCGACTTTACGGCTAACAGTGTCGCCGAGGTTATATTTTTAATTGTTTCAATTTGAATCCGAGGAATTTCGACGCGGTTTACTCGATCGATAAAATGAGACAGTTCAGCGGTATGTCCCTTATCCTGCCCAAACCACAATCGCTTGCGGCTGAAACTTGGCCAGCCCCAGCCTCGCAGCGTTCGGAAGTTGTCTAGTTCCAGCACGCGGCCATCAGCGAAAACGGTGATCCGCTCTTTGGGGAACGACCGGTGTCCGATGGAGATGTATTGCAGCGTGCCCGTGGAGCCGTCGCTAAATCTCAACGTTACGGTGATCGTGTCGTCGGCAGTGCCGCCGGGGCAATCTTCAATTTTCGTCGCCGACACATGCGTGATGGATTGATTCAGCAAGAACGCCATGAAATCGATCCAGTGGCAACCTTCGCCAATTAACCGGCCGCCGCCGACTTTGGGATCGCGCGTCCAATGGTCGGCTGGAATCGCTCCGGCATTGACGAGAATGGAAGCGTTCGCCGGGCCGCTGCGGCCGGCGAGCAACTCTCGCATTTTTCTACCAAGCGGTGAAAATCGGCGATTGAATCCCACGGCGAGGTGTAAACCATCGGCGCGATCATAGGCCTCCAGCACTTCCTTGATGCCTGCTTCATCAATGGCAAGTGGCTTTTCTACAAATACATGTTTGCCGGCTCGCAATGCAGCCGCGGCTAGCCGGGCGTGAGAATCGTGCGGAGTGGCGATCACCACGGCATTGATTTCCGGGTCGTCCAGAATCGCACGCGTGTCGGTGGTACAAGTGGAAATGCCGAATTTGCGGGCGGCATGGCTGGCGGTCACGCCACTGGCGCTACAAATGGCTTTGAGTTCGGCCGGAGTCTTGGCCAACGCGGGGAGCAATACTCGGCGGGCAAAGTTGCCGGCGCCAATGATGCCGACTCGAACCGAGCCAGCCGGTTTCGCAGGCTGCGGCATAGGTGCCGCTGCTCCTGGCACAATGCGTTCGCGTGGCGACTCAATCTTGGGGTATTCCAGCACGATCCCCAGTTGGGTACGGTCGTTCACCAGCAGATCGTAGGCGTCGGCCGCCGCGTCGCTCGGCAAGCGACGGGTGATCAGCGGAGATACGTCGAGTCTGCCTGCGGCAAGCAAGTGCAGGACCGCCTCGATGTTTCGTTGTTCGGTCCAGCGGACGTAGGGATACGGATAATCGATGCCGCGATCTTCATAGTCGCGATCGTAGCGGCCAGGGCCATACGAGCAGGAAACCTGGAACGACAGTTCTTTTTCGTAGAAGTCGGAACGGTTGAGTTCGAGATTGACCGTGCCGACCAACACAATCCGGCCGCGCTTTCGCGACATTTGCGCCGACTGGCTGACGATTTTGTCGTCTTTTGCCGCAGCGGTTATGAGCACTCCATCGAGACCGCGACCGGCGGTGAATTTCTCGGTGGCGGCAAGCGGATTGGCGTCACCGGTTAGATCGACCACGTCGGCGCCGAACTGTCGAGCCAAATCGAGCCGGCGGCGATCATAATCGAGGCCCAATACCCGAGCGCCCGAATTGCTGAGTAATTGCACCGCCAGTAGGCCGATCAATCCTAGTCCGAATACGGCAACGCGTTCGCCAATCGCCGGTTGCAGCAGACGAATGCCTTGAAGTCCGATGGCTCCCAGCACGGCAAAAGGGGCTTGATCATCCCCGACCGCGTCCGGAATTTTCGCGCATAAATTCACGGGCCGATGCACGAATTCTGCGTGGGGGCCATTGCTCACCACGCGGTCGCCGGCGACCAATTGCCGCACGCCGTCTCCAGTTTCCACGACCACGCCGGCATTGCAGTATCCCAGCGCCATCGGTTCATCGAGTTTTGAAAATACGGCTTCCAGCGTCGGAATAAGTCCGTCGGTTTTGATCTTATCGAGCACCTGGTGAACTTTTTCCGGCTGTTGCTTTGCCTTCGCCAGCAATCCTGCGCGGCCAAATTCGACAAGCATTCGTTCGGTGCCGACTGAAATCAGGCTGGCCCGCGATTGGATCAACAAATGCCCAGGCCCTACGCGCGGACATGGCACGTCGAGCATTTCCGTTTGACCGGATCGAAGGTTTTGGACAATTTGTTTCATCGAAACAAGACTGGCTAGCTTCAAATTATCGCCACACGCCGCGGGTATCGACCACGACTTTCAATTGCAATACTCGCCGCGGCACATCCTTGAACTGCTTATGATCCGTCAACAGCACCAACATTTGGCAGCGAGTCACTACTTCTTCCAGACTAAACAATGGAAACTCTTGAAATCGCTCCGATGAAACATAGGGGTCGCAGGCCAACACCTGACCGGCAACGCTATTTCTCAGTTCGCGAACGATTTCGAGCGACGGGCTTTCGCGCAAATCATCGACGTCCGCTTTGTATGTCAATCCCAAGCAACCGATGCATGGATCGGTGAATTGCTTGGCCAACTCCAAGACGTGTTGGACGATGTGATGCGGCTTGCGGTCGTTGACTTCACGAGCAGTGCGAATCAGCGGCGTTCGTTCGGGAGCAGCATGCACCAGGAACCACGGATCGACGCTAATGCAATGCCCGCCGACGCCAGGACCAGGCTGCAAGATATTTACTCGCGGATGGCGGTTTGCGAGCGAAATGATCTCCCAGGGATCGATGCCTAGGCCGTCGGCAAGCATCGACAATTCATTGGCAAACGCAATATTCACGTCGCGATAAGAATTTTCCACTAACTTGGTCACTTCGGCTGCCAGCGCGCTAGTTGTGAAGATTTGACCTTGGACAAAAGTCTCGTAGAACTGCTGTGCTCGACGCGCACAAGCAGGGGTCATGCCGCCGATGACGCGGTCGTTTTGCACCGCTTCCAGCAGAATGCGGCCGGGAAGAACACGCTCTGGACAGTGGGCGACAAATACGTCGCGACCCACGGTCAACTCCGGCGGAATCGCCTGCGGAACCACGATGTGTTCGGTCGTCTGCGGCGGACTAGTCGATTCCAACACGACCAAATTGCCGCGCCGGATGTGTGGGCAAATCGCCATCGCGGCCGCTTCGACATACGAAACGTCGGGCGAATGGTCGGGACAAATCGGCGTCGGCACGCAAATGATGAATACATCGGCCGGCTCCGGCTGGGCCGCCGCCTTGAGCTGACCACTGTTGACGGCTGAGCGGACAAGAATGTCGAGCTCTGGCTCTTCAATATGAATGTGGCCTCGGTTAATCGTTTCAACAACATCCGGTCGCACGTCGACGCCTAGCACCCGAAAGCCTTTATTGGCCAGAATGCTGGCGGTTGGTAAACCAATATAACCCAAGCCCATCACGCAGACCGAGGTCGCCGCGGGGGAAATCGGAGCGCTGGAGGGTTGCAAATCGAGTTGATGGTTCATGCCTGCCACCCTTGATTGAGCATTAGATCGACGATTCGCTGGGCCGAATTTCCGTCTCCGTAAGGGTTTTGATCAATTTGCCTAATCGCATACTCGCGCGGATCGGTAAGCAGCCTCGAAACGCGGTCGACGATTCTCTCTCGGCAAGTGCCCACGAGTTCAACCGCTCCGGCTTCAACCGCTTCGGGGCGTTCTGTCGTGGTGCGCATCACCAAAACGGGCTTCCGCAACGACGGGGCTTCTTCCTGCACGCCACCTGAGTCGCTGAGTATGAGAGTTGATCGATCCATGAGCCAAACAAACTCTGGATAGGGCGCTGGCGCGATCAGATGCACGTTGGCAATGCCGCCCAGCAGGTTATGCACTGGTTCGCGGACGTTCGGATTGAGATGTACTGGATAGACAAAGGCGATGTCGAGAAACCTCGCCGCCAAATCGGCAATTGCATGGCAAATGCTGGCAAACCCCTCGCCAAAATTCTCGCGGCGATGCCCTGTCACCAGCACCATCCGGCGATTACCGAGGAAGCCGTACTTGTCTTGCCAGTGGGCGGAATTGGCTCGCTCCCGCTCCATCGTCCACAGCAGTGCATCGACCACCGTATTGCCAGTCACATGGACGCTTGCCGAATCGGCCCCCTCGCTCCTTAGATGATCGGCAGCCCGCTTCGTCGGGGCACAATGGAGCGATGCGACAACACTCGCGACGCGGCGGTTGAATTCTTCCGGCCACGGCGCCTGCATATTGCCGGTTCGCAGCCCCGCTTCGACATGGACCACCGGCACACGGCGGTAAAATGCCGCGACGGCCGCAGCCATCACCGTGGTTGTATCACCCTGAATGACCAAGCAATGTGGCTTGTACTCGGCCAGCAGACTGTCAATGCCTTCGATGCAGCGCGACGTCAATCCGGCGAGAGTTTGGTTTGGCTGCATCAACTTCAAATCTCGATCGACCGGCAG
This genomic interval carries:
- a CDS encoding oligosaccharide flippase family protein; translation: MDDKDTIDCPAPMAKRSRNRFALPSMDRNAIWMLAGNIVYSAARYMVFVILAQLGSEKTVGEYRYAVAFCLPTITIFRFGLRILVSTDARRQHRFSEYLAFSLVSTCLAGLVVGGLIVCERLSLNGLDLRTAILIALVCAWNGLESISDCFAGLFQQRERMDLIARSFAIQAIAMTLLLAAGLYLFDDLLIGVMGLIVAAAIRLLAYEVPVTCRLLTDWTAVAQRPRIAEMRHIFSQTQWTTARQIVITGAPLTIVTFLLAFTESLPAYFIADVLGKSPLGVFAGLYALANVQSLFVLSITQSMVSRLATYYTTGERQKFANAISKTVLLAIGCGVLGFGIARFIGRQLLTIVYNSPAYAAENNCFQILIIAGAVVALGHVIGSAVSSMRRFHVQVPAQLIKLVIMYVGCALVVERYGLEGVAWVVTVSATVSLLAYLFLFSYGLRRISSPSGFSNK
- the asnB gene encoding asparagine synthase (glutamine-hydrolyzing); protein product: MCGICGLIFRDPRNRPSRDVLRRMTATLRHRGPDDSGVELLENAALGHTRLSILDLSPAGHQPMSNEDGTVWITFNGEIYNFEELRRELSHKHQFRSHCDTEVLVHLYEEHGEGMVDRIDGMFAFAIVDLKQQRVVLARDPFGIKPLFYAMDERRLVFGSELKALLASGEVAREIDLEALNDYFDFLWIPAPRTIFKTVHKLLPAHTLTLDLQTWKSKTRRYWQPTYCPEEGRNLQTWIDESEAVLSQSVRRHMVSDVPVGAFLSGGIDSSLVSYYASQHSAGPLRTFTIGFEEGEFSEVAFAQEVANKVRAEAVVRTVHAESIEQLFRIAEFYDEPMADTSLLPTYAVSQVAREHLKVALSGDGGDEMFSGYTHHAMANQVSRLDVLPHFVHKAVFGSLARISPVTWRMHEWSRRFALPADERRLSITRLPGRRSQRELLSPEIRTPLVDRFWHMRKYLPELRGLPPVTQMQFYDLLFFLPNDMLVKVDRASMAHSLEVRVPFLCRAVAELAFRIPETVRFGNGKQILRALVSRHFGEALARRPKQGFGIPLQQWMRDLAGGSKCEELLESSVVRSSGLLDVSGVRRMIRSVAEGGGRLQVNRSEELFAVFVFVAWWEKYMQTTTASSSVSSS
- a CDS encoding class I SAM-dependent methyltransferase codes for the protein MSNASPAKLIADQHFANDMAKDAYWSELWATTNPKQRRPQWLWNLLRRRRRQMYARSFRKLLHRTGLQSGDLLEIGCAPGATLEVIHEAAPHFRLHGIDYSQVGVEYTRKRFAQLGIDAAIHFGDVFTIELPRRYDIVMSAGVIEHFQDAASIVRHHLRFCKPGGFVVVTVPHLLSPVFHALVRRFDPGNLEIHNLQTLKLERLRELFVQAGLQQVQIGKMGAPRLHSLAAKGKQYGRIYEVLARSWNIVVETTHFPPIWHANLWALGRVAPQLDEAIADQFVLP
- a CDS encoding glycosyltransferase: MPRHVIFLVSSLARAGAEHNVAMRCKYMDQQRYQPEVWLFKTGEPLEKIVREAGVEIRRFDRGSKFSPLSALRVARQIARAKFDLLHAYLPNVAVYAALAKILFGLPQPMILRCGWSSDPGRAARWRYGWLYRRAFSLFTANSSSAAEFLESMGIERERIRMIPNIYELDSYRQAVDRCQIRSTLGIEADAPLLIYVGRLYATKRVEDLIEAVARLAPKRPTLRLILVGDGPESQQLQRQIERLNLNSIIKMLGVRDDIPALLKSSDLFVFPSECEGSPNAVVEACLAGIPIVACEVPGVRDVVQHGSSALLARPHNPHDLADCIEAALDDADGARRRADVARSWAESTYRAEDVLSQLYGMYDELLGVRTCNGRDESAPTLAGTVPKLQ
- the wecC gene encoding UDP-N-acetyl-D-mannosamine dehydrogenase, which produces MNHQLDLQPSSAPISPAATSVCVMGLGYIGLPTASILANKGFRVLGVDVRPDVVETINRGHIHIEEPELDILVRSAVNSGQLKAAAQPEPADVFIICVPTPICPDHSPDVSYVEAAAMAICPHIRRGNLVVLESTSPPQTTEHIVVPQAIPPELTVGRDVFVAHCPERVLPGRILLEAVQNDRVIGGMTPACARRAQQFYETFVQGQIFTTSALAAEVTKLVENSYRDVNIAFANELSMLADGLGIDPWEIISLANRHPRVNILQPGPGVGGHCISVDPWFLVHAAPERTPLIRTAREVNDRKPHHIVQHVLELAKQFTDPCIGCLGLTYKADVDDLRESPSLEIVRELRNSVAGQVLACDPYVSSERFQEFPLFSLEEVVTRCQMLVLLTDHKQFKDVPRRVLQLKVVVDTRGVWR
- a CDS encoding bi-domain-containing oxidoreductase; translated protein: MKQIVQNLRSGQTEMLDVPCPRVGPGHLLIQSRASLISVGTERMLVEFGRAGLLAKAKQQPEKVHQVLDKIKTDGLIPTLEAVFSKLDEPMALGYCNAGVVVETGDGVRQLVAGDRVVSNGPHAEFVHRPVNLCAKIPDAVGDDQAPFAVLGAIGLQGIRLLQPAIGERVAVFGLGLIGLLAVQLLSNSGARVLGLDYDRRRLDLARQFGADVVDLTGDANPLAATEKFTAGRGLDGVLITAAAKDDKIVSQSAQMSRKRGRIVLVGTVNLELNRSDFYEKELSFQVSCSYGPGRYDRDYEDRGIDYPYPYVRWTEQRNIEAVLHLLAAGRLDVSPLITRRLPSDAAADAYDLLVNDRTQLGIVLEYPKIESPRERIVPGAAAPMPQPAKPAGSVRVGIIGAGNFARRVLLPALAKTPAELKAICSASGVTASHAARKFGISTCTTDTRAILDDPEINAVVIATPHDSHARLAAAALRAGKHVFVEKPLAIDEAGIKEVLEAYDRADGLHLAVGFNRRFSPLGRKMRELLAGRSGPANASILVNAGAIPADHWTRDPKVGGGRLIGEGCHWIDFMAFLLNQSITHVSATKIEDCPGGTADDTITVTLRFSDGSTGTLQYISIGHRSFPKERITVFADGRVLELDNFRTLRGWGWPSFSRKRLWFGQDKGHTAELSHFIDRVNRVEIPRIQIETIKNITSATLLAVKSLQNCGLVFPLNEQIPTMASI
- the wecB gene encoding UDP-N-acetylglucosamine 2-epimerase (non-hydrolyzing) translates to MSRLRPLLTFGTRPEGIKLAPVVQACRRADEIEPIVCLTGQHREMLDQVVQYFDLPVDRDLKLMQPNQTLAGLTSRCIEGIDSLLAEYKPHCLVIQGDTTTVMAAAVAAFYRRVPVVHVEAGLRTGNMQAPWPEEFNRRVASVVASLHCAPTKRAADHLRSEGADSASVHVTGNTVVDALLWTMERERANSAHWQDKYGFLGNRRMVLVTGHRRENFGEGFASICHAIADLAARFLDIAFVYPVHLNPNVREPVHNLLGGIANVHLIAPAPYPEFVWLMDRSTLILSDSGGVQEEAPSLRKPVLVMRTTTERPEAVEAGAVELVGTCRERIVDRVSRLLTDPREYAIRQIDQNPYGDGNSAQRIVDLMLNQGWQA